From one Lactiplantibacillus paraplantarum genomic stretch:
- a CDS encoding cation:dicarboxylate symporter family transporter, producing MKRYRQFRLSLGWQILIGLVLGIVLGVVFYGNKTAITAMQNIGTMFISLIQMIVLPIVVACLITGIANMGDLKKLGRIGGKTIIYFEIMTTIAIALGLLMGNIFHPGDYIDIHQLHASNISQYVQTAKTVSHNGIWSTVMGIIPTNVFKSLSAGDMIPVIFFAVFFGLGTAAIGEQGKIILDFMNAVAEAMFKVTNWVMHTAPIGVCALIGVTVAEMGLKALAPLGYFIILAYITMAIFIVVVMGIVGKLFGLNIWHLLRVIRDEMVLGFSTASSEAALPRIIDKMGKYGVSEGIVSFVIPTGYTFNLDGSAIYQSLAALFLAQAYGIHLSLSQQITLLIVLMITSKGIAGVPGASFVVLLATISTIGVPVQGLAFIAGIDRLVDMGRTVVNVVGNSLAAVIIGKSEHEFDTAQSDQYLAEIRAGRTRTAAK from the coding sequence ATGAAACGGTATCGCCAGTTTCGATTGAGTTTGGGCTGGCAGATTTTAATTGGGCTAGTGCTGGGAATTGTATTAGGGGTTGTCTTTTATGGCAACAAGACGGCGATTACAGCCATGCAAAATATTGGGACCATGTTCATCAGCCTAATACAAATGATTGTATTACCAATTGTAGTGGCGTGCCTAATTACGGGAATTGCCAATATGGGTGATCTGAAGAAGTTGGGTCGCATTGGTGGTAAAACTATTATCTATTTTGAAATCATGACGACAATTGCAATTGCTTTGGGATTGCTAATGGGTAATATTTTTCATCCCGGTGATTATATCGATATTCATCAACTGCATGCGTCGAATATTAGTCAATACGTTCAAACGGCTAAGACGGTTTCTCATAATGGCATTTGGTCAACGGTGATGGGAATTATTCCAACTAACGTTTTTAAATCATTGTCTGCTGGTGATATGATTCCGGTTATTTTCTTTGCCGTCTTTTTCGGCTTAGGAACTGCCGCAATCGGTGAACAGGGCAAAATTATTTTGGACTTTATGAATGCCGTTGCTGAAGCGATGTTCAAAGTGACTAACTGGGTCATGCACACCGCCCCAATTGGCGTCTGTGCCTTGATTGGAGTGACGGTTGCAGAGATGGGCTTGAAGGCGCTGGCCCCCCTAGGTTATTTTATTATTCTCGCCTATATTACCATGGCGATTTTCATTGTGGTTGTGATGGGGATTGTTGGTAAGCTGTTCGGTTTAAATATTTGGCACCTACTACGAGTGATTCGTGACGAAATGGTGCTTGGCTTTTCAACGGCGAGCTCTGAGGCAGCCTTGCCACGAATCATTGATAAGATGGGGAAGTACGGTGTTAGTGAAGGAATTGTCTCATTCGTTATTCCAACTGGGTACACGTTTAACTTAGACGGCTCCGCAATCTACCAATCGTTAGCAGCGCTGTTCCTAGCACAGGCGTATGGGATTCATTTGTCGCTGAGTCAGCAGATCACCTTACTGATTGTGTTAATGATTACATCAAAGGGAATTGCTGGCGTTCCAGGTGCTTCATTCGTTGTTCTGCTCGCGACGATTTCGACGATCGGCGTTCCGGTACAGGGACTCGCCTTTATTGCGGGGATTGACCGGTTAGTGGATATGGGTCGAACGGTTGTCAATGTGGTCGGTAATTCGTTAGCCGCAGTTATTATTGGTAAGTCTGAACACGAATTCGATACGGCTCAAAGTGACCAGTATTTGGCTGAGATTCGAGCAGGTCGTACCCGAA
- a CDS encoding YagU family protein, producing MVKKQFNHRAAVIAGVTGGVISGLVKLGWENILPPRTPERDATNPPQQLLQQMGIPASVTHATYSYAGHDLPGVSYVMHFGFSTTFAVAYSLWARKHPRAKGGSSALYGLGVWTAFHHGILPALGTVPAAKDQPMTEHVSEAVGHVLWMWTADWVSAAIYDRMTRSK from the coding sequence ATGGTGAAAAAGCAGTTCAATCATCGGGCCGCCGTTATCGCTGGTGTTACTGGCGGTGTGATTTCTGGTTTGGTTAAGTTAGGGTGGGAGAATATTTTACCACCACGGACGCCGGAACGGGATGCAACGAATCCCCCACAACAATTATTACAACAAATGGGCATTCCCGCCAGTGTTACGCATGCAACGTATTCATATGCTGGTCATGACTTACCTGGTGTCAGCTATGTGATGCATTTTGGCTTCTCAACAACGTTTGCCGTGGCTTATAGTTTGTGGGCCCGCAAGCATCCCCGAGCTAAGGGGGGGAGCAGTGCGCTGTACGGATTAGGCGTTTGGACGGCTTTTCATCATGGCATCTTACCAGCACTGGGTACCGTTCCTGCTGCTAAGGATCAGCCGATGACGGAGCACGTATCAGAGGCCGTGGGACATGTCTTATGGATGTGGACTGCTGATTGGGTCAGTGCCGCAATCTATGACCGGATGACACGCTCAAAGTAA
- a CDS encoding ABC transporter permease translates to MYLGLKEMNHEKLRYGLLSGVLLLIALVVFMLAGLANGLSNGNRQAVDQWDAQTVYLNKDANQTLSASQLKLADQDRIQGNDVAPLASLSGTLRTANNGLKTTTSAFGTTRDSFLMPKVVTGHQINGKNQLIISAALKDKGYKLGQKVRIGTTDQKVTIVGTFKASTYSIAPTVYTDVATLNRLKGNPVTSGDQQPVNAFVTKKSHFKNQHHGDIQRLSIATFIEKLPGYSAEQLTLNTMIYFLFVIALAVIGIFMFVLTLQKQALFGVLKVQGIGTKHILAALLTQSVAMAIIGIGIGLLITLGLAQIMPAGLPFAIDWPQFGIYSVALLLAAVIGALLSWRTVAKIDPVVAIG, encoded by the coding sequence ATGTATTTAGGCTTAAAAGAAATGAACCATGAAAAACTAAGATACGGATTACTTAGCGGTGTTTTACTGCTAATTGCGCTTGTCGTCTTTATGTTGGCAGGACTTGCTAATGGTCTATCCAATGGCAATCGCCAAGCAGTCGACCAGTGGGATGCGCAAACCGTCTATTTAAATAAGGACGCGAACCAGACATTATCTGCCTCCCAGCTCAAATTGGCAGATCAAGATCGCATTCAGGGCAATGACGTGGCCCCACTAGCTAGCCTATCAGGAACACTGCGAACAGCCAACAATGGTCTCAAAACAACCACGAGTGCTTTTGGAACCACTCGTGATAGCTTCTTGATGCCTAAAGTTGTCACCGGCCATCAGATTAACGGTAAGAATCAGCTGATTATCTCCGCGGCACTAAAAGACAAGGGCTACAAGTTAGGTCAAAAGGTTCGGATTGGAACCACTGATCAAAAAGTAACCATCGTTGGTACCTTTAAAGCAAGTACTTATAGCATTGCCCCGACAGTCTACACGGATGTTGCCACCCTTAATCGACTCAAGGGTAATCCCGTCACTAGCGGCGATCAACAACCAGTTAACGCGTTCGTGACTAAGAAAAGCCATTTTAAGAATCAGCACCATGGTGATATACAACGCTTGAGTATTGCGACCTTTATCGAAAAGCTCCCTGGTTACAGTGCCGAACAATTAACACTAAACACGATGATCTACTTCTTGTTTGTCATCGCGCTCGCCGTTATTGGTATTTTCATGTTCGTCTTAACCTTACAAAAACAAGCCTTATTTGGTGTCTTAAAAGTACAAGGAATTGGTACCAAACACATTCTGGCAGCCCTGCTAACCCAAAGCGTTGCGATGGCCATCATCGGCATCGGTATCGGCCTTTTAATTACACTAGGATTAGCTCAAATCATGCCGGCTGGTCTACCGTTCGCCATTGACTGGCCACAATTTGGAATTTATAGTGTGGCACTCTTACTAGCCGCAGTCATCGGGGCCTTGCTCTCATGGCGTACCGTTGCCAAGATTGATCCCGTTGTCGCCATCGGATAA
- a CDS encoding ABC transporter ATP-binding protein, translating to MSQPVLALQNINKQFGHGHTAVNALTNANFEVSAGQFVAIIGPSGSGKSTFLTIAAGLQTPTSGQVILNGQSLSNQTEKQRLAYRFNEIGFILQSSNLIPFLTVREQFKLVDKMARRKFNQASTDELLAELALTEVRDAYPSDLSGGERQRVAIARALYNDPSVILADEPTASLDTPRSIDVVKRLANEAHHHQKAIVMVTHDQRLIDDCDVVYQIEDGQMSRRD from the coding sequence ATGAGTCAACCAGTTTTAGCTTTACAAAATATCAACAAACAATTTGGGCACGGTCACACCGCCGTTAACGCTTTGACCAATGCCAACTTTGAGGTCAGTGCGGGGCAATTCGTTGCAATTATTGGACCATCAGGCTCGGGCAAATCAACCTTTTTAACGATTGCTGCCGGATTACAAACGCCCACTAGTGGACAAGTTATTCTCAATGGGCAATCCTTATCAAATCAAACGGAAAAGCAACGGTTAGCTTACCGTTTTAACGAAATTGGCTTCATCTTGCAAAGTTCCAATTTGATTCCATTTCTGACCGTACGTGAACAATTCAAACTCGTCGATAAGATGGCCCGGCGCAAATTCAACCAGGCTAGCACTGATGAGTTGCTCGCAGAATTAGCGCTCACTGAAGTCCGTGACGCTTACCCTAGTGATCTTTCAGGTGGTGAACGCCAGCGCGTTGCCATTGCTCGGGCACTTTATAACGATCCAAGTGTTATTTTAGCCGACGAGCCCACTGCAAGTCTTGACACACCGCGATCCATCGACGTAGTCAAGCGCCTTGCTAACGAAGCCCATCACCATCAAAAAGCTATCGTCATGGTCACACACGATCAACGTCTGATCGACGATTGTGACGTGGTTTATCAAATCGAAGATGGTCAAATGAGCCGACGTGATTAG
- a CDS encoding MerR family transcriptional regulator has product MMAYQIKQLATLAGVSVRTLRYYDEIGLLKPAFIGDNGYRYYETPQINRLQRICLYRQLQIPLATMPTLLDQPAAVVVTQLQRQYQQLQQERRHLDQLLTLMETTIAAQREGNQMNDQEKFAAFKQTQLDEHEVKYGAEARQHYGEQAVESANQRFSQLSATDYATMQATEQRLLVALTQQLQQPTEERAAMIYQLHRDWLCYAWAQYQPAMHRGLAQLYLADPRFRQYYDGRAGNGATAILVQCIEQYTEPQN; this is encoded by the coding sequence ATGATGGCTTATCAGATTAAGCAGTTAGCAACGTTAGCTGGTGTTAGTGTACGGACTTTGCGTTACTACGATGAAATCGGTTTATTGAAACCCGCTTTTATCGGTGACAACGGGTATCGGTATTACGAGACACCCCAGATTAATCGGTTGCAACGGATTTGTTTATACCGGCAGTTACAGATTCCATTGGCCACGATGCCGACATTGCTAGATCAACCAGCAGCTGTCGTGGTGACACAACTTCAACGACAATATCAGCAGCTGCAACAGGAACGGCGACATTTAGATCAATTGTTGACCTTGATGGAAACGACGATTGCGGCTCAACGGGAGGGCAATCAAATGAATGATCAGGAGAAGTTTGCAGCGTTTAAGCAGACACAGCTCGATGAACATGAAGTTAAATACGGCGCAGAAGCTCGCCAACATTATGGTGAGCAGGCGGTCGAATCAGCAAATCAACGTTTTAGTCAACTTAGCGCCACTGATTACGCAACTATGCAGGCGACGGAGCAACGATTATTAGTGGCCTTAACGCAACAATTGCAACAACCGACCGAAGAACGCGCTGCAATGATTTATCAACTTCATCGTGACTGGTTGTGCTATGCATGGGCGCAGTATCAGCCAGCGATGCATCGTGGATTAGCGCAGCTGTATTTAGCAGACCCGCGATTTCGTCAGTATTATGATGGTCGTGCGGGCAACGGGGCTACGGCAATCTTAGTCCAGTGTATTGAACAGTATACTGAGCCACAAAATTAA
- a CDS encoding ECF transporter S component, translating into MRKIKTRTITLLAFCIALNIIGSNIALMLKLPIYLDSIGTVLAAAVFGPLGGMLAGGATGVIVGATTDLYSLFFMPVQLLTGFMAGWLYRRVQPGTWRSSWWLAGAIALPGTLLSTAITVILFHGITSSGSSMLVQLLLGTGMGKPMAVFLIQVGTDYLDRFITVYVVALVYRALRYKLPQAN; encoded by the coding sequence ATGCGAAAAATAAAGACCCGTACGATTACGTTATTAGCGTTCTGTATCGCACTGAATATTATTGGCAGTAATATTGCGTTGATGTTAAAATTACCCATTTATTTGGACTCAATTGGGACGGTGTTAGCCGCGGCCGTGTTCGGTCCACTTGGCGGGATGCTGGCCGGGGGTGCCACGGGAGTGATTGTTGGTGCCACGACTGACTTGTATTCACTATTTTTCATGCCGGTTCAGTTGTTAACGGGATTCATGGCAGGCTGGTTATATCGACGAGTCCAGCCGGGAACTTGGCGTTCAAGTTGGTGGTTGGCTGGGGCAATCGCGCTTCCCGGAACGCTACTATCCACGGCAATCACGGTTATCTTGTTCCATGGAATCACCTCATCAGGGTCTAGTATGCTAGTTCAGTTATTATTAGGAACAGGGATGGGTAAGCCAATGGCCGTCTTTTTGATTCAAGTGGGAACGGACTACTTGGATCGTTTTATTACTGTTTATGTGGTTGCCTTAGTGTACCGGGCCTTACGATATAAATTACCGCAAGCAAATTAG
- a CDS encoding nucleoside hydrolase, which produces MNATRNVIIDCDPGIDDSLALLLALKSPALNVIGITIVCGNVPTHIGAENALKILDLADRLDIPVYLGANRPLEVAYTSAQDTHGDDGLGNSEIPTVTAVRPIQDAARFIEATLTEAPTTSILALGPLTNIATVLQRDPNLFEQVDQFTLMGGSYRSHGNCSPVAEYNFWCDPDAAKVVFDLMPVPIQMVGLDVTRKIVLTPSLLAYIKDINPTMGTFIEKITKFYFDFHWQYERVIGCVINDPLAVAGMLDSTILHGFDSYTTVVTDGVARGQSIVDDHDFWHATVNSQVMTDVDVEAFWRLFLTTVIGATEPDLTHVLHQLVTPCEK; this is translated from the coding sequence ATGAATGCGACGCGTAACGTTATTATTGATTGTGATCCTGGTATCGATGACAGCTTAGCACTGCTGTTAGCATTAAAATCACCGGCACTAAACGTGATTGGGATTACGATTGTTTGTGGGAATGTGCCGACCCATATTGGTGCAGAAAACGCACTGAAAATTCTAGATTTAGCTGATCGGTTAGATATTCCGGTCTACTTAGGGGCTAATCGCCCGTTGGAAGTCGCGTATACCAGTGCCCAAGATACACATGGTGACGATGGGTTAGGCAATAGCGAAATTCCGACAGTAACAGCAGTACGACCGATTCAAGATGCGGCTAGGTTCATCGAAGCTACGCTGACGGAGGCGCCCACCACCTCAATTCTGGCGTTAGGACCATTGACGAATATTGCAACGGTGCTGCAGCGTGATCCGAACTTGTTTGAGCAAGTCGATCAATTTACATTGATGGGTGGCAGTTATCGCAGTCATGGTAATTGTTCACCAGTTGCTGAGTACAATTTTTGGTGTGATCCAGATGCGGCCAAGGTTGTGTTTGACTTGATGCCGGTTCCGATTCAGATGGTTGGTTTAGATGTCACTCGTAAAATTGTGTTGACACCTAGTTTGTTAGCTTATATTAAAGATATTAACCCCACAATGGGGACGTTTATTGAGAAAATTACTAAGTTTTACTTTGACTTTCACTGGCAATATGAGCGGGTGATTGGTTGCGTGATCAATGACCCGTTGGCTGTGGCGGGCATGCTTGATTCGACGATTTTGCATGGCTTTGACAGTTACACGACGGTAGTCACGGATGGTGTCGCTCGCGGACAATCGATTGTTGACGATCATGATTTTTGGCATGCAACGGTGAATAGCCAAGTGATGACGGACGTTGATGTTGAGGCTTTCTGGCGTTTGTTCTTAACGACGGTCATCGGTGCGACTGAGCCTGATTTGACGCATGTCTTGCATCAATTGGTAACGCCATGCGAAAAATAA
- a CDS encoding dihydrofolate reductase family protein — MRKVQFYGAISIDGYLATKDNRLDWLFQTAGASDAPTEAFMQQVDTAIMGRHTYEYTMEQTTDQLINPYNPATRNIVMTSQPHTGDERTQFTNTPVTEIVEELRRAAGHNIWIVGGAGVLMPLLAANLIDELYIQIAPVILGDGIPLFNAINQQQRFELVTTNQYGQLAEVHFQRLSVD; from the coding sequence ATGCGTAAAGTTCAGTTTTACGGGGCCATTTCAATTGACGGTTATCTAGCCACAAAGGATAACCGCTTAGACTGGTTGTTCCAAACAGCCGGTGCTAGTGATGCCCCCACCGAAGCATTTATGCAGCAAGTTGATACCGCCATCATGGGTCGCCATACTTACGAATACACGATGGAACAAACCACTGATCAACTCATTAATCCATATAATCCGGCGACCCGCAATATTGTTATGACTTCACAACCACATACTGGTGACGAACGTACTCAATTCACTAACACGCCTGTAACCGAGATCGTTGAAGAATTACGGCGCGCCGCGGGCCATAATATTTGGATCGTTGGTGGTGCAGGTGTCTTGATGCCGCTTTTGGCTGCCAACTTGATCGATGAACTATACATCCAGATTGCGCCAGTCATTTTGGGCGATGGCATTCCACTATTCAACGCCATTAACCAACAACAACGTTTTGAGTTGGTAACCACCAATCAATACGGTCAACTCGCCGAGGTTCATTTTCAGCGATTAAGTGTTGACTGA
- a CDS encoding IS3 family transposase has protein sequence MLKKTRCLSTKEVKTHELIELVDELRQNFQVSIKLVLKAVRIPRSTYYYAKEHRGRNLDDSQIIQAIDEIRQQDPKYTRKYGYRRITGALHDAYGFKINHKRVLRIMREQDWLCGAFNRQKRKYNSYKGTVGVIAPNRLKRRFKTDRPYQKLVTDVSEFRYGNQSQNERVYLEPVLDLFNGEVLAFNISDHPTVEFALKPLKEALNQIPVLDYRTTVHTDQGFQYQHRHWQNTLKEHHVFQSMSRKATCLDNAAMESFFHIMKVEVMDEHFETKTALIEAMNEWIDFYNHRRIKTKLDGKSPIKYRELTVQKAA, from the coding sequence ATTCTTAAAAAAACTCGATGCCTTAGCACGAAAGAAGTCAAAACACACGAACTCATCGAACTAGTAGACGAGTTAAGGCAGAATTTTCAAGTTTCCATCAAACTAGTTCTTAAGGCTGTTCGTATTCCTCGCAGCACGTATTATTATGCTAAGGAGCATCGTGGTCGTAACTTAGATGATTCACAAATTATTCAGGCAATTGATGAGATTCGTCAACAAGATCCAAAATATACTCGGAAATACGGGTACCGACGAATAACCGGTGCTTTACATGACGCTTATGGCTTTAAAATCAATCATAAGCGGGTCTTACGGATTATGCGGGAACAAGACTGGCTATGTGGCGCCTTTAATCGGCAGAAACGAAAGTATAATTCTTACAAGGGAACTGTTGGCGTCATCGCCCCAAATCGACTTAAGCGACGATTCAAAACAGATCGGCCTTACCAGAAGTTAGTCACCGACGTCAGTGAATTTCGATATGGGAACCAAAGCCAAAATGAACGGGTTTATTTAGAACCAGTCCTCGACCTCTTCAATGGAGAGGTTCTGGCTTTCAATATCAGTGACCACCCGACCGTTGAATTCGCTTTAAAGCCTTTGAAAGAAGCCCTAAATCAAATACCGGTGTTAGATTATCGGACGACTGTCCATACTGACCAAGGGTTTCAGTATCAGCATCGCCACTGGCAAAACACGCTTAAAGAGCACCATGTATTTCAGAGTATGTCGCGTAAAGCCACTTGTCTCGACAACGCCGCCATGGAGTCGTTTTTTCACATTATGAAAGTCGAGGTTATGGATGAACATTTTGAGACCAAAACAGCGCTTATCGAAGCTATGAACGAATGGATAGACTTCTACAATCATCGGCGCATCAAAACAAAACTGGACGGCAAGTCCCCGATAAAATACCGGGAACTTACCGTCCAGAAAGCAGCTTAA
- a CDS encoding helix-turn-helix domain-containing protein: MSKFNLELRIKVVTEYLSGKGSPSLAKKYRISNHAIILGWVHRFERRGIEGLKDRSMSQEYSSQFKVDVLNWRKRNQASLPVTALHFDLSSPSTIWQWEKHFQESGIAGLECKRGNPKTMAKHKQNNPKPEKPQTPAAELKQLKQENQMLKIENEFLKKLDALARKKSKHTNSSN; encoded by the coding sequence ATGTCAAAATTTAATTTAGAACTTCGAATAAAGGTCGTTACTGAATACTTATCTGGTAAAGGTTCACCGTCTCTAGCTAAGAAGTATCGCATTAGCAATCATGCAATCATTCTGGGTTGGGTTCATCGATTTGAGCGGCGAGGTATTGAAGGTCTAAAAGACCGGTCAATGTCCCAAGAATATTCTAGTCAGTTCAAAGTCGATGTATTAAACTGGAGGAAACGAAATCAAGCTTCGCTTCCAGTGACTGCCTTACACTTTGACTTGTCGTCGCCAAGTACGATTTGGCAGTGGGAAAAACACTTCCAGGAATCTGGAATAGCGGGACTTGAGTGCAAACGAGGGAATCCTAAGACCATGGCCAAACACAAGCAGAACAACCCCAAACCTGAAAAACCACAGACTCCAGCCGCAGAATTGAAGCAGCTAAAACAAGAGAATCAAATGTTAAAAATAGAAAATGAATTCTTAAAAAAACTCGATGCCTTAGCACGAAAGAAGTCAAAACACACGAACTCATCGAACTAG
- a CDS encoding cation:proton antiporter has product MDYVGSLALILIVTAVAGHLSVRMGLPAVIGQLLSGILLGPAVLGWVSATSFIKDFAELGVIILMFMAGLESDLKLLKKYWRPSLLVAVLGVVLPIAVIDWCSQLFHLNATESLFLGVTFAATSVSISVAVLKELGALDGKEGTTILGAAVVDDVLAVLILSLMISLFGSEVSGGGSHSSTNLGLSLAIQLAFFVALYFVVKWVVPHLMAVGNALLVPTSITLMSLVICFGLSYLADAIGLSAVIGAFFAGIAVGQTDYHEVIDEHIQPIGNAVFIPVFFVSIGLNMSFNGFLNDFWFIVVITVAAIATKLVGAGVGARLAGFTWLSGYEIGAGMVSRGEMALIIAQIGYQGKLLSADRYSAVITAIILTTLIAPLLLRQAVKKQAEG; this is encoded by the coding sequence ATGGATTATGTTGGTAGTTTAGCGTTGATTTTAATTGTTACAGCAGTAGCTGGACATCTGAGTGTGCGGATGGGCCTGCCTGCGGTGATTGGCCAATTGTTAAGTGGGATTCTGCTAGGACCTGCAGTATTAGGGTGGGTCTCGGCAACGAGTTTTATTAAAGACTTTGCGGAACTTGGCGTCATTATTTTAATGTTTATGGCTGGGTTGGAAAGTGACTTGAAGTTACTGAAGAAGTATTGGCGCCCCAGTCTATTAGTTGCTGTACTAGGGGTGGTCCTACCCATCGCGGTGATTGACTGGTGCAGCCAGTTATTTCACCTTAACGCTACTGAAAGTTTGTTTTTAGGTGTCACGTTTGCGGCCACGTCGGTCTCAATCTCCGTGGCAGTGCTCAAAGAGTTGGGCGCATTGGATGGTAAAGAAGGAACGACAATTCTAGGTGCGGCGGTGGTTGATGACGTCTTAGCCGTCTTGATCCTGAGTTTGATGATTAGCTTGTTTGGCAGTGAGGTTAGTGGTGGCGGGAGTCATTCATCCACGAACTTGGGGCTTTCGTTAGCAATTCAATTAGCCTTCTTTGTAGCGCTGTACTTTGTAGTGAAGTGGGTCGTACCGCACCTGATGGCGGTAGGGAACGCATTGCTAGTGCCAACATCAATTACGTTGATGTCGTTAGTGATTTGCTTTGGTTTATCGTACTTAGCAGATGCCATTGGTTTGAGTGCCGTCATTGGCGCCTTCTTTGCCGGTATCGCGGTTGGTCAGACTGATTATCACGAAGTTATTGATGAGCATATTCAGCCAATTGGTAACGCCGTATTTATTCCAGTCTTTTTTGTTAGTATCGGTTTGAATATGTCATTTAACGGTTTTTTAAATGACTTTTGGTTTATTGTAGTGATTACTGTAGCAGCGATTGCGACTAAGTTGGTAGGGGCCGGAGTCGGGGCACGGTTAGCAGGGTTTACTTGGTTGAGTGGTTATGAGATTGGTGCTGGGATGGTCTCGCGTGGTGAGATGGCATTGATTATTGCACAGATTGGTTATCAAGGAAAGTTGTTGTCGGCTGATCGTTATTCAGCAGTCATCACGGCAATTATTTTAACGACGCTGATTGCACCGTTACTACTGCGTCAAGCAGTCAAAAAACAAGCTGAAGGATAA
- a CDS encoding YczE/YyaS/YitT family protein produces MLNISDFRQRFIFLIFSILLNSAANALTIATSLGSAVWTGSSVNLADWTHISLGTTLLLYGVVVTILNQLLLGHFDRRRFISNLLYIVPFSYLVQFIGYFWDWLQIPALPLIPRLILNVLGLLGVAAAVSIYQRCNLIQHPNDDLSYILRFRFLHGSAIIAQWTSYLPPLTIIIVSFFATGHLRAIGFGTAFALIAQGAIMGWSDSHVFPHLKHHVDVAQAHHPA; encoded by the coding sequence GTGTTGAACATCTCTGATTTTCGTCAACGTTTTATATTTTTAATCTTTTCCATCCTATTGAATTCCGCTGCCAATGCACTCACTATCGCAACTAGTCTGGGGAGTGCCGTCTGGACGGGCTCTAGTGTCAACCTAGCTGATTGGACGCACATTTCATTGGGGACGACACTATTACTATATGGGGTCGTCGTTACGATTCTCAATCAGTTGTTACTCGGTCATTTCGATCGCCGACGCTTCATCTCCAATTTACTTTATATCGTCCCGTTTAGTTATCTCGTACAATTTATCGGTTACTTCTGGGATTGGTTACAAATTCCAGCGTTGCCCTTGATTCCACGGTTGATCCTAAACGTGCTCGGCTTATTAGGCGTGGCAGCCGCCGTTTCGATTTATCAACGTTGTAATTTAATTCAACATCCAAACGATGATTTATCATACATTTTACGGTTTCGGTTTCTACATGGCTCTGCCATAATTGCCCAGTGGACGAGTTACTTACCACCACTAACAATCATCATAGTATCATTTTTTGCCACGGGACACTTGCGAGCTATTGGCTTTGGAACGGCCTTTGCTTTGATCGCACAAGGCGCCATCATGGGCTGGTCAGATAGTCATGTCTTCCCACACCTCAAGCATCACGTCGATGTCGCCCAAGCGCATCATCCGGCCTAA